Genomic DNA from Niallia circulans:
AAAGGAGACCTTCTCGACTGCGTTTTGGTCACAATTTACAGGGAAGGGTGTCGTTTCTGAATTTTTACTGAATGCGATAACAGAAAATCAGCTTCATGACAGGTATATTCTGTTTCATTCAGAGGATCGGGAAGAATTACAATATACAATAAAAAAAATGCTGTGTGAGTTCTTTTTCCCATCTGATTACTCAACAGACATTATTAATGCCTTAGTACCGGTATTATTTATTGAATTAATGCGAATCTATCAGCTTGATAAAAACTTTGAAAGCTATGAAAAAGTTGGCCGCACAAATATGATGGAAATCCTCCATTACATTGAAAATAATTATCATGATTGCACATTAACCTCCCTTGCAGGGGTGTTTAATTTTAATCCCAACTATTTAGGTAATATGCTTAAGACAAAAACCGGTAAAACCTTTATTGAGCTACTGCAGTCACAAAAGATGGTCCGTGCCGCTGTGCTTTTGAAAAATACGTCAAAAAGCATTGCAGACGTCGCCTACGAAATTGGCTATGAGAGCAGCAGCTTCTTTCACCGCAAGTTTAAAGAGCATTTCAACTGTACGCCATACCAATATCGAAAAAAATATAAATAATATTTCCTATCCCACCTGTAAAACGAGCATATTTTATCTGTAAACCGTTTATTGTATCCGTATTCAGAAAGCGTTTTAATAATAGTAAGAACTAGTTCTACTTTTTTGATAACGGGAGGTAATTTAAATGAACGGAGCAGTTGGTGTTTGGCGGCAGCGGATTGGTTATGGTGCTGCAGATTTTTCTTGTAATCTCGTTTGGCAAATGATTGGACTATATTTAATGTTTTATTATACAGATGTGGTCGGCCTTGCTGCCGCGCAAGTGAGCTTGCTGTTTCTACTGACAAGAATAATTGATGGTGTTGCAGATGTTTTGATGGGAATTATCATCGATAAAACGAATACAAAATGGGGCAAATCAAGACCGTATTTTCTTTATGGGGCTATTCCTTTCGCCCTGCTCGGCATTCTAGCATTTTATGTGCCTGATGTGGGTAGCGCCTCAAAACTGCTTTATGCGTATATAACGTATACTGGGCTGTCGATTGCCTATACAATGGTCAATATCCCGCTGGCATCCATTCTTCCAAGCATGACAAGTGATCCGCAGGAACGGACAATGCTCGCAACGGTCCGGATTATTTTTGCACTAATTGGTTCGACTGCTGTTAGTGTTTTGACAATGCCGATGGTAAATAGCCTTGGCAACGGATCACAGGCACAAGGCTTCTTTTGGACGATGGTGATATTTTCTGTAATCGCTTGCTTTTTATTTTTCTTTACATTCCGCAATGTTCGGGAGAGGGTTGTTGTTCAAGTAGAAAAGACAACTGTAAAACAAGCACTATCGACATTAAAGGGCAACAAACCATATTATATTTTTGCAGTTAATATTTTGTTTATGTGGGGAGCCTACTTTTTTCAACAAGGAGCCCTAATCTATTATTTTACTTATAATTTGGATAGAGCGGATCTTGTTGCGCTAGTTGCAGGAATTGGCTCCTTCGTCCCTATTGTCGGCACCATTTTAACACCTGTTATTGCGAAAAGAATGTATAAGCGGACATTATTTCTTCTTTCAAGTGCGGTCAATTTAGCAGGTCTTCTCGTAATGATTGCTGCCGGCGGGAATATTTCCATCCTGCTGACAGGTGCAGTTATTTCTGCGATTGGTCATGGAGCACGCCAAAGCATTTACTTTTCAATGCAGGCAGACCCTGTTGACTATGGGGAATGGAAAACGGGTATTAACGCTGCAGGCATTTTGTCGGCATTGAACGGCTTCTTCGGCAAGGTAACAATGGCAGTTGCTGGAGCTGCTTTTGGACTGATGCTAACATGGGGGAAATATGTGCCTAATACTGCCCAAACAAAGGAAGCACTGCTTGCAATTAAAATGGGCTATCTGATCATTCCAGCAATATGTGTTGTTATATCCATGATTATCATGCGCTTTTACAATCTCGATAAAATATATCCGCAAATTCGTGCCGAGATTGACGCACGAGTGACAAATAACATAAAGGAGGAAATAATATGAACTTCCAAAAAGTCGAAGAGCAAGTAATTATCAGAGATGAAATATTTGCACAAAAGGCAGAGCAGCTTATGCCTCGTCTTTTTGAAAAAGTGGTCAAACCTGTTGCAATCGTGAATGTTAACAGTGATCCCCACGTCATTCATGGCTGGAAAACCGAATTTCAAGCACCTTTTCGTTCTCTTGCGGAAAGAGATTTTGGCAAAAACGATTCGTTTATTCTTGATTTTGGGGACCATCATGTTGGTTATGTTTCGATGTCAGTCCGCCCGGTAGGCAGTCCTCCTGATGCACCATTAGCCTTAAAGCTGACAATTGGTGAGATGCCTGTGGAAATGGCAGTACCTTTTGACAGCTATGATGGCTGGTTAAGCAGCTCTTGGCTGCAGGAAGAAACGATTTATGTTGATGTCCTTCCAGGGGTTATTAAGCTCCCAAGAAGATATAGCTTTCGATATATAAAGGTTGAAATAATGGCAACATCGCCAAAATACCGTGTTCAATTCGATCATATTGAGTGCATGGCTGTTACTTCTGCAGATGAAGCACAGGTTAATAACATAACTCATGAAGATAGACTGCTAGAAAAGCTTGATGAAATTAGCATTAAAACATTGGCAGATTGCATGCACGAAGTGTTTGAGGATGGGCCGAAACGAGACCGCAGACTATGGCTCGGTGATTTGCGCCTGCAAGCTCTCGCAAACTACGAAACATTTAAAACAAATGATTTAGTAAAACGGTGCTTGTATTTATTTGCAGCAGTCCCTGACCAGCATGGCCGTATAGCTGCTAATCTATTTGTTAAACCACAGCTGATTGCAGATGACACTTATTTATTTGATTACTCGCTGTTCTTTTTATCGACTTTACATGATTATTATGTTGTCACAAAAGATGCTGAAACATTAACAGAGCTTTGGCCAACTGCCTACAACCAAGTAGAGCATGCCTTAAACCGGCTCGACGAAAACGATATTCTCAAAGATTCACCTGACTGGTGGTCGTTTATTGATTGGCAGGAAGGCTTAAACAAGCAGACGCCTTCCCAAGGGGTGCTTATATATGTGTTAAAGCAGGCGATTGAACTCGGGAATATCCTTCAGGTTAAGGAAAGAGAATACTTGCAAACACGACTAAAGCAAATAATTGCCGCAACGAAAAAACATCTGTGGGATGAACAAAAACAGTTTTTTATTAGCGGCAATGACCGCCAGATTTCCTGGGCTAGCCAAATATGGATGGTATCGGCAGGTGTGCTGTCAGCGGAGGAAGGTAAACAGCTTCTTAACCGGTTAGTGGAAGAGAAATCGGCTGTCGGCATCGCAACTCCTTACATGTATCATCATCTTGTTGAAGCACTTCTTATTGCAGGTGACAGAGATAAGGCAATCATGGAAATGAAAAACTATTGGGGTGGTATGCTAAGTGACGGCGCTGATACATTTTGGGAGCTTTATGACCCGAATGATAAAACCTTCTCTCCGTACGGAAGTCATTTAATTAACAGCTATTGTCACGCATGGAGCTGTACACCGACATACTTAATCCGAAAATATGATTTATGAGCTTAAAGAGACAATCACTGCCGATTGTCTCTTTTTCTTGGCAAAAGTTAGACAAAGTATTTATTGACTGCTAGTTTTATGGTAATTTAAAATATAGAAAAATATTCAAATAGAGGTGGAAAATGGATTCGGAATGGAAGGCAATCTTCCGGTTTTTAGGCATATCCTTATATGCACTATATTATACCGGCTGTTATATTATCATCAAAGCTTCTCAATCAACCTATAATATTGTCAATATAACAATAATAGTACTCCCTATCCTTATTGTTTTGGTTGTAAGATATTTTCGGAAAAAACGCAAGCAGACAACAATATTAAAATATATGAAATCAGTGCTTCTTTATAGCATCGCTCCAATAATTTGTCTGTACCTGCTTACGGCTAATCAATATAAATCTATTTTCACGACCGAAAAATGGCTCGAGAAGGATTCAGAACGAACCTTTATGATTGATCATTTATTAAAAGAGCATCCTTTAGAGGGCAAACAGAAAAAAGACATAGTTGCTCTGTTAGGACAAGAAACAGAAGAAGCATCTTTTAAAGAAAAGGATAATATGGTTTATCTGCTCGGTGCTGAACGTGGCTTCA
This window encodes:
- a CDS encoding AraC family transcriptional regulator; translated protein: MNLQQLDDFLRSLDYIEELQIKTGENVNDFDGHELHLENGDAIPRMREEYFFHTGPIFINKHHRFADMPVHMHSFIEINYVYAGTCRQLINGEEIMLTKGQVCLLDTDVPHSIPSLGEGDILINIIMKKETFSTAFWSQFTGKGVVSEFLLNAITENQLHDRYILFHSEDREELQYTIKKMLCEFFFPSDYSTDIINALVPVLFIELMRIYQLDKNFESYEKVGRTNMMEILHYIENNYHDCTLTSLAGVFNFNPNYLGNMLKTKTGKTFIELLQSQKMVRAAVLLKNTSKSIADVAYEIGYESSSFFHRKFKEHFNCTPYQYRKKYK
- a CDS encoding glycoside-pentoside-hexuronide (GPH):cation symporter translates to MNGAVGVWRQRIGYGAADFSCNLVWQMIGLYLMFYYTDVVGLAAAQVSLLFLLTRIIDGVADVLMGIIIDKTNTKWGKSRPYFLYGAIPFALLGILAFYVPDVGSASKLLYAYITYTGLSIAYTMVNIPLASILPSMTSDPQERTMLATVRIIFALIGSTAVSVLTMPMVNSLGNGSQAQGFFWTMVIFSVIACFLFFFTFRNVRERVVVQVEKTTVKQALSTLKGNKPYYIFAVNILFMWGAYFFQQGALIYYFTYNLDRADLVALVAGIGSFVPIVGTILTPVIAKRMYKRTLFLLSSAVNLAGLLVMIAAGGNISILLTGAVISAIGHGARQSIYFSMQADPVDYGEWKTGINAAGILSALNGFFGKVTMAVAGAAFGLMLTWGKYVPNTAQTKEALLAIKMGYLIIPAICVVISMIIMRFYNLDKIYPQIRAEIDARVTNNIKEEII
- a CDS encoding sugar hydrolase translates to MNFQKVEEQVIIRDEIFAQKAEQLMPRLFEKVVKPVAIVNVNSDPHVIHGWKTEFQAPFRSLAERDFGKNDSFILDFGDHHVGYVSMSVRPVGSPPDAPLALKLTIGEMPVEMAVPFDSYDGWLSSSWLQEETIYVDVLPGVIKLPRRYSFRYIKVEIMATSPKYRVQFDHIECMAVTSADEAQVNNITHEDRLLEKLDEISIKTLADCMHEVFEDGPKRDRRLWLGDLRLQALANYETFKTNDLVKRCLYLFAAVPDQHGRIAANLFVKPQLIADDTYLFDYSLFFLSTLHDYYVVTKDAETLTELWPTAYNQVEHALNRLDENDILKDSPDWWSFIDWQEGLNKQTPSQGVLIYVLKQAIELGNILQVKEREYLQTRLKQIIAATKKHLWDEQKQFFISGNDRQISWASQIWMVSAGVLSAEEGKQLLNRLVEEKSAVGIATPYMYHHLVEALLIAGDRDKAIMEMKNYWGGMLSDGADTFWELYDPNDKTFSPYGSHLINSYCHAWSCTPTYLIRKYDL